A single window of Psychromonas ingrahamii 37 DNA harbors:
- a CDS encoding pyrimidine dimer DNA glycosylase/endonuclease V, which translates to MNIFILDNDIGTCAQYHCDQHVIKMILESVQILCTVLNKKGFSTPYKSTHANHPSVLWAEASFDNFLWLSDLTLELNKEYKYRYDKQTDHKSIVVLSEISQYSFLSIGLTTFPQAMPEQYKVANDPVLAYRNFYRGDKAKFAKWTKRAPPEWFKD; encoded by the coding sequence ATGAATATTTTCATTCTGGATAATGATATTGGAACATGTGCACAATATCATTGTGATCAGCACGTCATTAAAATGATTCTGGAAAGTGTTCAAATTCTTTGTACTGTATTGAATAAAAAAGGCTTTTCAACCCCTTATAAATCAACCCATGCTAATCACCCTTCTGTATTGTGGGCTGAAGCATCTTTTGATAATTTTTTGTGGCTGAGTGATTTAACCCTTGAGCTAAACAAAGAATACAAATATCGATATGATAAGCAAACAGATCATAAATCTATTGTGGTGCTCTCTGAAATATCTCAGTATTCATTTTTATCCATTGGATTAACCACTTTTCCCCAAGCCATGCCGGAACAATATAAAGTGGCTAACGATCCGGTATTGGCCTATAGAAATTTTTATCGGGGCGATAAAGCCAAATTTGCAAAGTGGACTAAACGTGCGCCACCGGAATGGTTTAAAGATTAA
- the ubiG gene encoding bifunctional 2-polyprenyl-6-hydroxyphenol methylase/3-demethylubiquinol 3-O-methyltransferase UbiG: MSAAPSRNTIDKSEVAKFEAMSAEWWDPTGKFKPLHMLNPTRIEYIVDQIATKFSRDRNSLKPFEGLRFLDIGCGGGLLSEPMAQLGAEVVGADAAARNIPVAQIHAEKSGLTIDYRHTMAEALVDEGELFDVILNMEVIEHVASPQVFLNACAELLKPGGLMLCSTINRNPKSYIVAIIGAERVMRWLPIGTHDWAKFITPDELSVITKKAGLTQLNKRGFSFNPLLWRWSISQRDLSVNYVTASIKPLTATP, encoded by the coding sequence ATGAGTGCAGCACCATCCAGAAATACCATCGATAAATCGGAAGTGGCTAAATTTGAAGCAATGTCCGCCGAGTGGTGGGATCCAACCGGAAAATTCAAACCCCTGCATATGCTCAATCCCACGCGGATCGAATATATTGTTGATCAGATAGCGACCAAGTTCAGTCGTGACCGCAATAGTCTGAAACCCTTCGAGGGTTTGCGATTCCTTGATATCGGCTGCGGTGGTGGTCTGTTAAGCGAGCCGATGGCACAGCTCGGTGCCGAGGTGGTTGGCGCCGATGCGGCCGCGCGGAATATCCCCGTTGCACAAATTCACGCTGAGAAATCGGGGCTAACAATTGATTATCGTCATACCATGGCCGAGGCTTTGGTGGATGAGGGTGAGCTGTTTGATGTGATCCTCAATATGGAAGTAATCGAACATGTTGCTTCACCGCAGGTCTTTCTTAATGCCTGCGCGGAGCTGTTAAAGCCCGGCGGATTAATGCTCTGTTCGACTATCAATCGCAATCCTAAAAGTTATATAGTGGCTATTATCGGGGCTGAACGGGTAATGCGCTGGCTGCCGATCGGCACACATGATTGGGCTAAGTTTATTACTCCTGACGAACTTTCCGTCATTACCAAAAAAGCCGGTCTTACGCAGTTAAATAAAAGAGGCTTTTCTTTTAACCCGCTTTTATGGCGCTGGTCAATTTCGCAGCGGGATCTGTCGGTCAATTATGTCACGGCGAGCATTAAACCGTTGACTGCAACCCCCTAG
- the hemH gene encoding ferrochelatase, with product MSRFSGITDNPHEGRFHQKTGILLTNLGSPDAATAKALRIYLREFLSDRRIVEIPRLLWMMILHGIILRTRPKRSAKLYESVWTKDGSPLTHMTRVQSDKLSAFLKEKGYENTEVVMAMRYGNPSIEAGLEELREKGFTRIVVFPLYPQYSSPTIGSTFDAVAKVLCKWRWVPELHFINGYHKNESYINSLANSVSEDLEANGMPQKLVFSYHGMPKLFLKNGDPYHCLCLQTTRLVVEKLGLDKERVVSTFQSRFGKAEWLKPYTDETLKSYPGRGIKDIAIISPAFSADCLETLEEIEVENREIFKHAGGEKYRYIPALNDRDDHIEALFDVLKPNLG from the coding sequence GTGTCACGATTTTCAGGTATTACCGACAACCCTCATGAAGGGCGTTTTCATCAAAAAACCGGCATTTTACTTACCAACCTTGGTAGCCCGGACGCCGCCACTGCCAAAGCATTACGCATCTATCTAAGAGAGTTTTTATCTGATCGACGTATAGTTGAAATCCCGCGTTTACTCTGGATGATGATTTTACACGGCATTATACTTAGAACACGGCCTAAACGTTCTGCGAAACTCTATGAAAGTGTTTGGACCAAAGATGGTTCACCCTTAACCCATATGACGCGTGTTCAGAGCGATAAACTGAGTGCCTTTTTAAAAGAGAAAGGCTATGAAAATACCGAAGTGGTGATGGCCATGCGCTACGGTAATCCCTCCATTGAAGCGGGCCTGGAAGAATTACGTGAGAAGGGCTTTACTCGGATTGTGGTGTTTCCTTTGTACCCGCAATATTCAAGTCCCACGATAGGTTCAACCTTTGATGCTGTTGCTAAGGTTTTATGTAAATGGCGCTGGGTACCTGAGCTGCACTTTATTAATGGATACCACAAAAATGAATCCTACATCAATTCGTTAGCCAACAGTGTCAGTGAAGACTTAGAGGCCAACGGCATGCCGCAAAAATTAGTCTTCTCCTATCATGGTATGCCTAAACTGTTTTTAAAAAATGGCGATCCTTATCACTGCTTGTGTCTGCAAACGACACGTCTGGTGGTTGAAAAACTTGGCTTAGATAAGGAGCGCGTTGTCAGCACTTTCCAAAGTCGTTTTGGTAAAGCAGAATGGTTAAAGCCCTATACCGATGAAACCTTAAAAAGTTATCCGGGACGAGGTATTAAAGATATCGCGATTATCAGCCCTGCTTTTAGCGCCGATTGCTTAGAAACTCTGGAAGAGATTGAAGTTGAAAATCGCGAGATATTTAAGCACGCTGGCGGTGAAAAATACCGCTATATTCCCGCATTAAATGATCGGGATGATCATATTGAAGCCTTGTTTGATGTGTTAAAACCGAATTTAGGTTAG
- a CDS encoding response regulator transcription factor has translation MYKILIADDHPLFRDAIANIIAESFKASTIEQTEDIDSTLEFVKDNDDLDLILLDLNMPGMSGLQGLLALRNECPTIPVVIISAERDKQTILQTLSYGAVGFIAKSSSKTCIVEALESVFAGNVCLPADIMRLPEIPKPNNEFVVLPEKIASLTRRELMVLKNLSQGEANKQIAVNLFISEATVKSHVSSILKKLGASNRVKVVLGCADIDFSQHM, from the coding sequence ATGTATAAAATTTTAATTGCAGATGATCATCCTTTGTTTAGAGATGCGATTGCCAATATTATTGCTGAAAGCTTTAAGGCATCGACCATCGAGCAGACGGAAGATATTGACTCGACTCTTGAATTTGTTAAAGATAATGATGATCTTGACCTGATTCTTTTAGATCTGAATATGCCGGGTATGTCCGGTCTGCAGGGATTATTAGCGCTGCGTAATGAGTGCCCGACAATACCTGTGGTGATTATTTCAGCAGAACGGGATAAACAGACAATACTGCAGACACTCTCCTACGGTGCAGTCGGCTTTATTGCTAAATCTTCTTCTAAAACGTGTATTGTTGAAGCCCTTGAAAGTGTTTTTGCGGGTAATGTCTGCCTGCCGGCTGATATTATGCGTTTGCCGGAAATCCCAAAACCGAATAATGAATTTGTTGTTTTACCGGAAAAAATTGCATCGCTCACACGCCGCGAACTGATGGTATTAAAAAACCTTTCTCAGGGAGAAGCCAATAAACAGATTGCTGTTAATCTGTTTATTTCAGAGGCAACAGTTAAAAGCCATGTTTCCTCCATTCTGAAAAAACTGGGCGCTTCTAACCGCGTTAAAGTAGTACTCGGTTGCGCTGATATAGATTTTAGTCAGCACATGTAA